The window AAGGGAAATAACTGCCGTAATACAGATTGAACTACCTTTTTCAGCTACCACCACCACCATTGTTTTTTGAGAAGAAATACACAAATTTTCCCTACTATGAGGGTTTATAAGGCTtttaaaaaagccttcccattatGTCAAAGCCCAAACGAGATATTTCTATTCAAGGACcagattttgttatttttgtgtcACATAAAAAATTCCATGTTTGTTCCTTTAGATCTGAGGGATATGCATGCACTGGTAACATCAGTGGGTGGACACGCTGTGTGTATGTCACTCACAcaccaaaaagaaaaatgtggaaAATACCCATTGATTTAAAGGAAGATAACGATTTTTTGTAAGTCGGTCGAACAGTGATCTTGACAAGAGGAAGTTCACCCAAGAATTAGTATTGTTGTTTAtgttaaacttattttttagatctaaattcaaattaaaaatcagaGATCGAAAATTTCCTGCAAGTGCTGTGTATGGCTCTAGCGAATATTATACAGTATAGTATATGTGACTTTATCAATACTTTTGAAAATTAAGAGGAGCTGATGTATGTCGTTTTGAAAATCTGCTTGTGTCTTGTGGTAATAAGAATTTgcactgttttgtttttagagCTCAGCTGAAGAAACAGTCAAGTACAAGCAACAAACCGTtggagaataaaaaaattgtgttggtTGGAAAGCTTAAGCAAACTAAGGTAGCTGGGAAGGAATTTAGTAAcaatatcaaataaaaaaagaagttacaTGTTGTCAGTGACACTTTACTTATTGTAGCAGTGATTTTTTCTTTCAGGCAGAATTGCGATCAAAAGTTGAAGAACTTGGTGGTACTTTAACTGACAGTGTAAATAAATCGTGTTTTTGTTGTGTAAGCTCGCCTGGTATGTGACTGTGATAGTACTTCTAGACGTAAGATCTAAACGCATACATTGATTTGTCTTTTATTTTACTGTGTGTTTTATAGGGGAGGTTTTGAAATCTGGTAAAAAGATGCAAACGGTAGAAGCAAATGATATTCCTGTAGTCGCTGAAGAGTACATCGATGCTGTCACAAAAGGTGGCGCGGAACTACTTGTAACACAGTATGCAATAGCACCTTGGGGCGGAAATGTAAGTGGTTGGATTAAGAGGGATTAGACgaacatgtatatatatgtgtctgtaaaaatatctaaaatggAATTCTGTTTCAAGTCTGGGAAAATAGGAAATaggaaaatttttagaaaaaattttgGTATGAATGATGTTGTTATTACTCAATGTGTTTAGCTGCTTAAGCTACACATAATACTGTAGGGGTTGCAACTATTATAACCTAGAAATTTCAAATGTTCAAATGAAATGGAATATGGATTAAAATCAGTAAAAATCAgagtaacttttttataaaaatgttgctAGCATCACCAAAAGTAAGAAAAAGTACACGAACATATCtcttttgagaatctctctatagtgataatattttgcaaagtttaatattcaaaacATTACAATTTTATATAATCTGATTTATTTTCACCAATTAAAACTAAGCATTAATATTTTCACTCCCCTCTTATCTCTTAAGCATGAGCCCACGGACGAAACAGATGGTAAAGCCAGTGGATCTCGCAAACGGAAAATAGAAAAATCGTCTGCTGGTTtgtattttattaaatatatggGGTGCGCGCGTGTGTGCCAATTTAGAATTTTACCTTGTAACAATTTGAATTTTCAGAATCTTcgaaaaaagcaaaattaacaATGAAAGGAGGAGCCATTGTGGATCCAGATTCAGGTATGGTTTAATTTCTacctttttataaaataatagaaaCAAAACTGACGCAAATGCATACTGATTATGATCCTGGCAACAGTGTAATTTTTACAGACTATAACCATTTATATAAATTGATCCTAAAATGGAAAGAAACATAACAATGACATGATTGATAATTATTCTTTTACACCTACTACTGTTCTGTAGTCAAATTGGGGAcaggaaataaaattctttatttttgaaTGCAAatgtaacaagaagccctgggggctctaagaatttccgctcgctaccaaaatatttgatgttaacctgctaattcgttgtgttatcgtgccaaacattcgaagaggtttggtgcttgaagctctgaagataaaacacacaagtgacattacatcttacaacaaacgcaaacaaaacgaaacgtgtcataataaactcacactttaaaaaaaattgcgaacaaaaattatagcctatcatacatggttgaaagtcttccgattgaaacgtttatggtcttaaacggcatttagttgacaaaaaaacaaaattttgatgccaccatcatgttcagcatactttttttattaactgtgccaaattttgtcgaaaataaagtagtttaaatttttggaccaattttggcctaaaatgacatttcaggtggcaaaaaatcaaaattgtgatgtcaccatcatgttcagcatatttttttttgtgatctgtgcgaaattttgtcgaaaataaagtagttttaatttttggaccaattttggcctaaaatgacgtttaaagtggccaaaaatagaaattttgatgtcaccatcatgttcagcatattttttttgtgatctgtgcgaaattttgtcgaaaataaagtagttttaatttttggaccaattttggccgaaaatgacatttaaagtggccaaaaatagaaattttgatgtcaccatcatgttcagcatactttttttgttaactgtgccaaatattgtggaaattaaagtagttctaatttttggaccaattttggcctaaaatgacatttaaggtggtcaaaaatcgaaattttgatgtcaccatcatgttcagtatacttttttgttaactgtgccaaatattgtggaaaataaagtagttttaatttttgaaccaattttggcctaaaatgacatttaggtaacaaaaaatcagaggaacgtgaaatcccagggtcgattttttctcaaaaaatgctccaaaaaaaaacgacggtcttaaagaatttcctacgccttcggcgcggaaattcaaatatCCTGCAAATAGTGATGTCGCCAATACAAACCTCTAACATTGACATCATTGTGAGGAGATCAAATGCTGACcctacaaaaaaaatctttttttatttcagggaAGGAAGATACTTGTCATGTGTTATCGTTTCGAAACGAATTATACAACGCAGTGTTAGGCATGGTTGATTTATTAAGAGGGACAAATTCTTACTACAAAGTTCAAGTTTTGGAACacgatacaaaaaaaaataagtatgcTTATTTGTCCTCACTCATTACTTTTTTTTCGATCTGTACTCTGTAAAAAGTTGTTGCATGGTCtgattatttttagattttatgtGTTTCGTGCGTGGGGACGTGTGGGAACTACTATTGGTGGCAACAAATTAGAGGTGAAGCTaccattttctttgtttgttttctcaTAAACTCTAGACTTATTGTTATTGACATCGTGTTTACTTACTTTTCTTACCCAAACTTGATCCTTGATTTGGAAATGTCTTGCAGATATTCTTTTAAGTTGCTCCTAGTTTTTATTTTCTCGTTGCATGATTTGTCTTTAGTCATTCAATGACCGTGAAGATGCTATATGGAATTTTAAAGAAGTATACGAAGAGAAAACAGGTAGCtctttttttcacctctaatatggtgttgtttacattttgaaaattcttaACATTTATTTAGGCAATTCTTGGCATAACCGAAAAAATTTTGTGAAGAAACCTTCAAGGTTTTACCCGTTGGATATCGACTATGGCCAGGTACTACTCCTCAAATATATATTACATGTCTTTAAAATGAATCATGTTCATAGCATGAGCACAAAAATCCGGAACAATTTTTGTGGTATTTGCGTTAATACATAAATATTACCCCTGGGTTTTATTTTGCACACATATATTTGTATTAAAGcatattttctaattttatttaaaaatatttggaacattcACTAGCCACCCTGCTCTTATTTATTATAATTGGTGTATTATTTTCACAACCTAAATTGCGCCATGCATTCTTATTTCGTGCAGCGTTAAATATTTGCAAGCCTTTCCCGCAcgtaattaaaaacaacaggaaAGTGTTGTTTTGGAATATGTTATACAATATGAAAATTTAATCTATGTAATTtcgtaattttcatttttaggaGGACGAAACACTCCAAAGTTCTGTTGCCCCGGGTAGCCTGAGTAAGTTAACTAATCCAGTAAAAGAGTTGATCAAGCTGATATTTGATGTCGAGGCGATGAAACATGCCTTAGTGGAATTTGAGGTAAACACGCTGTGTTTTTCTGTTTGTAGTGTTCATTTACAGAAATTAGTTTTCCATTTCTATTCTCCCAGTTTTTTGTCCCTTGAATTGTACACGAATAGTAATAACTGTGCTTGTAGATTGATTTAAAGAAAATGCCACTTGGTAAACTTTCGAAGAAACAAATTGAAACAGCTTATGCTTGTCTCGGTGAATGCCAAAAGGTAAATTTGTTTGACTAACCAAGCTAGGCTGTGATAGTTTTTCAGATGTCTGTGTGCATAACAACCTTAAAATATGGCAAAAATTACAGCAAAAATCTTCAACACCAGccaaaataaagaacaaaaagAACATGAAAACCTTGAaacgtatttaaaaaaaaaattaaatttagttacccggcatttattttatttatttatttattaattaattaatttatttttgtttgtttatttgtttgtttgcttgtttttatAGTGTGTAACTGATGGTGTAACTGGTTCGAAAGTTCTCGATGCTTCCAACCGCTTCTTCACATTGATCCCTCACGATTTCGGAATGAAGAAGCCGCCCCTTTTAGACAACAGTGACCTCattaacttaaaaataaaaatgttggaCAGTTTGCTGGAGATTGAGATAGCCTACAGTTTACTAAAAGGATCGAAAGGTGATGCTGAAAAGGATCCACTTGATCTACATTACGAAAGTTTAAAAGCAGATATACATGTGAGTTTGTTGTACACGTATTAACCAAAGCTAAAATTCAACTATTGCGACGATGCGTGAATATGTTTAGAAAGTTTAAAGATTGGAGTTTTTTCCccataaattgatttttttttatctacaggAGATTGAAAAGAGTTCAGAGGAATTCCTTATGATCAAAGAATATGTAAAGAATACGCACGCAAAAACACATGGAAGTTATTCGCTTGATG is drawn from Hydractinia symbiolongicarpus strain clone_291-10 chromosome 8, HSymV2.1, whole genome shotgun sequence and contains these coding sequences:
- the LOC130655785 gene encoding poly [ADP-ribose] polymerase 1-like; amino-acid sequence: MSEDLPYMAEYAKSGRAGCKGCKTNIAQDSLRIARMVQSPHFDGKVPQWYHFRCFFQKFKPKSCSDIGKFDTLRWDDQEKVRAKFTGCETVKDEVDGPSCNNNNSDFQIEYAKSGRAKCRQCEEKIEKGVIRISKLMEPEEVKFARGPVPHWHHVKCFVERKTELDVGDLAATDIPGFTSLNDEDQKSVLKQVGTKKKKASKKKKIVAEQKKEPVAEEKLSEEAKKLKQQNEKFWKIRDQLFKTCSNAVLRSMLEANNYDSTGGESKILDSCADGMMFGALETCPDCDKGRLAYKSEGYACTGNISGWTRCVYVTHTPKRKMWKIPIDLKEDNDFLSKFKLKIRDRKFPASAVAQLKKQSSTSNKPLENKKIVLVGKLKQTKAELRSKVEELGGTLTDSVNKSCFCCVSSPGEVLKSGKKMQTVEANDIPVVAEEYIDAVTKGGAELLVTQYAIAPWGGNHEPTDETDGKASGSRKRKIEKSSAESSKKAKLTMKGGAIVDPDSGKEDTCHVLSFRNELYNAVLGMVDLLRGTNSYYKVQVLEHDTKKNKFYVFRAWGRVGTTIGGNKLESFNDREDAIWNFKEVYEEKTGNSWHNRKNFVKKPSRFYPLDIDYGQEDETLQSSVAPGSLSKLTNPVKELIKLIFDVEAMKHALVEFEIDLKKMPLGKLSKKQIETAYACLGECQKCVTDGVTGSKVLDASNRFFTLIPHDFGMKKPPLLDNSDLINLKIKMLDSLLEIEIAYSLLKGSKGDAEKDPLDLHYESLKADIHEIEKSSEEFLMIKEYVKNTHAKTHGSYSLDVDEVFSVVRQGERQRYRPFKDLPNRQLLWHGSRTTNYAGILSQGLRIAPPEAPVTGYMFGKGVYFADMASKSANYCNTTRSNNTGLMLLCEVALGNMYELKKAEHVTKLPAGKHSCKGLGKTGPDPEGNKVLKDGTVVPMGVGKSTDVKSSSLLYNEYIVYDVAQLEMKYLVKLKFNYKY